A segment of the Blastocatellia bacterium genome:
CTTCTGGACCGTGTAAACCTCGGTGCGAGAGCCGACGATATCGCGAATGCGTTTCATATGCGTCCTCGCCCTTGGATTTCAAAAACCCCGAGCCGACGCTTAGTATAGCCCTTGGGAAGGAAGCAGGCAAAAGGGGAAAAACCTGGGCCTTGCCTCTTTCGGCCTCCCATCGCTGCGACTGACGTCGGCGTGGTTCCCGAGCCATCCTTGACATGGCCGACACCCGTCCTTTTAAATTGGAATCTTTTCGACGTGGTGAGGGAGAGAAGCTGAAGGATTTCTCGAACGCTGTGGGAGCATGAGATGGCTCTGGTGAAATTCGCGATCCCGAAGGGATCGCTCGAGAAAGCAACGTTCGATCTCCTGGAACGAGCCTGGTACAAGATCTATGGCCGGGAGCGTACATATCGGCCGAAGATCAGCGATCCGCAGATCGAGCTGAAAATCCTCCGCCCGCAGGAGATTCCGATCTTCGTCGCCGAAGGACTGCATGATGTCGGAATCACGGGGAAGGATTGGATTCAAGAAGGGCGCGCGGATGTTGAGACCCTTTTGGATCTGGAATATGGGCGAGTGAAATTGGTCGTCGCGGTTCCGAAAGACGTGGATGTCGCTTCGCTGACGGATCTCTTTCGGAAGTTCTGGCGCCAGGGGCGGAAAGTCCGCATTTCCGCCGAGTATTTGAACATCACGGCGGACTATGTGAAGGCCAATCCGCTCTATCGCCGGAAATTCGGACGGAAGGAACCGCTCATCGTCACGCCCTGGTGGCGACGTGGGACGAACGATCGCGTGAGCATCTATCTCTCGTTCGGGGCCACGGAGGCGAAACCCCCTGAGGATACGGACGTCATTGTTGACGTCATCGAGACGGGGACGACGCTGGAGCGGAACAATCTCAAACCGATCGAAACGATTTTGGAGTCCACGGCTGTTTTGATCGCCAATCGGCGCGCGCTGCGGGATCGGCAGAAGCGGGAGAAGATCTACGACATCATGACGCTGCTCAAGGGCGTGATTGACAGCGAGAAGAAGCTCCACATTTTCGTGAACGTGCGGCAAGAGAACTTGGAGGAGCTATTGCGGGCGCTGCCTGCCTTGAAGCGACCGACGGTCAGTCCGCTTTCGGCCCCCGGGTGGTACTCGGTGAATACGATTGTTGAGAAGCAGCAGTTCCTCACGCTGCTTCCCGCCCTTCGCCGATTAGCGCAGGGACTCGTCGTTCACGAACCGCAACAGATCTTGCCCTTGGAGGAGATCGCGCGCAACGAGGCCCATGAGTAAAAAATGGCTCATTCCGATTCGGGCGTTGACGCAGCGTACTTTTGAACGGCGATTGCGGGAGATTCGCGAGCGTCGTGGTCTCTCGAAAGCAGTGTGGGAACAGGTGCACCGCATCCTAGAGGACGTTCGGAGGCGGGGGGATGAAGCGCTTCTGGAATATGTGGCGCGATTCGATGGCGTCGTGCTCTCGCGGGACCGGCTGCGGGTCGAACCGGAGGCCGTTCGCGCGGCCTACGGCGAGGTTTCACGCGAAGCGATCGCGGCACTCCGGTTGGTGCGGCGCCGATTGGAACGCGCCGAGCGACGTTGGCTCGAGGCCTTGAAGCGCGTCCGCGTCGTCGCCGATGGTGTCGTCATTGAGAGCGCGCATTGTCCCATCCGAAGTGTGGGATGTTACGTCCCGGGGGGAAAGGCGGCGTATCCCAGCTCCGTGCTCATGAACGTCGTGCCCGCGCGCTTGGCTGGGGTCGAGCGAATCGTGATTTGTTCCCCTCCGAGGCAAGAGACGGGCGAGATTCATCCCCTCGTTCTCGTCGCGGCCGATCTCTGCGGGATCACCGAGATATATCGCGTAGGAGGAGCAACGGCGATTGCAGCGCTCGCCTACGGGACGGCGACGATCCCATCGGTGGAGAAAATCGTGGGGCCGGGTGGACCGTATGTTGTGGCCGCGAAACTTTTGGCTGCCGAGCGCGTGGGGATTGATTTGCCGGCTGGGCCGAGCGAGCTGGTCATCGTGGCCGACGAGACGGCATCGCCGCAAGCGATCGCCGCTGATCTCGTGGCACAGGCCGAGCATGGGGAGGACAGTCTTTGTGGGTTGCTGGCGACCTCTCGTCATTTGGCGCAGGAGACGGCGCGAGCACTCCGTGCACGACTCACGACGGCGGAGCGTCGTGCGATCATCCAGCAGGCGCTTGCTCGGCGAGGGTTCCTGCTCTATGCGGAAGGGGATCTCGATTTGCTCGTGCGCTTCGCAAATGCCTTGGCCCCCGAACATGTGCAAGTCATGACGCGGCGTCCGAGAAGCGTCGCGCGCGGCATCTCGCGGGCCGGACTCGTGCTCATTGGTTCGCATTCCCCGGCGAGTGCGAGCGATTACGTGTTGGGCACGAATCACGTCTTACCCACGGGGGGGACGGCAGCCGCTTATTCTGGTCTCTCGGTCCTCGATTTCCTGAAACGGGTGACGTACGCCGAATGCGCGCGGCGCAGTCTCGCGCAATTCGTGGAACCGGTGCGCATCCTCGCTCTCGCCGAAGGGTTGCCGAATCACTATCGCGCCTTAGAGGAACGCGTGCGAGGTCTTGACCATCGGATGAAGAGATGAGGGCGTGGTGGGAACAGCGACTCGACGAGCTGGACGCTCTGGAGGGGTATCCGATCCCCGAAGGGGACGAGCTGTCGGAAGGCAAACTCGATGCGAATGAGAATGTCCTTTTGCCGAAGGCGCTCCTTGTGACGTTGGCGCAGCGCGCTGTGGAGACGCTCGATCCTCGCTTCTACGCCATCGGAGACGCGCGGGCCTTGGTGCGAGACCTCAGTCGCTATCTTGGGATCGAGCCCGAGCACATCGTCTTGGGAAGTGGTGGGGATCAGCTCATCGATCTCGTGGCGCAGGCTTTCCTGGAGCCTGGAGCGACAGCGGTGACGATCGCGCCCACGTATTCCTTCTATCGGATTCGCTGCGCGTTCGCTGGAGCGCGGGTGATCGAAGTCCCATTGCGGGAAGATTTCTCCCTCGATTTGGAAGCGCTCGCGCGAGCAGCGCACGGAGCGCGCGTGCTCTTCCTCTGCTCCCCGAACAATCCGACGGGAAATCAATTCCCCTTGGCTGAGATCGAGCACTTGGCGCGAGAGTTCTCCGGCCTTCTTATCGTGGACGAAGCTTATGTCGAATTCGCATCGGAGACGGCGCTGCCGCTCCTGGCGCGTTCGACCAACGTAGTTCTGCTGCGGACGTTCTCGAAGGCGTTCGGATTGGCGGGGATGCGACTCGGCTATCTTTTGGCGCCTCCGCGTCTCAGTCGTCTTTTCGCCGAGAAAGTGCAATATCCCTATCCGGTGAACGCATTCGCCGTGCGACTCGCCCGGCTCCTTTTGGAGGCGTATGAAGAAGTGCGCGCGACCATCGAGACCGTCAAGCGGGAGCGCGAGTGGCTGCGGCGGGCATTGCAGACCTTGGGGGTGCGCGCGTTTCCCTCGCAGACGAACTTCGTCCTCTTCGAAGTCGGTGATCGAGCGAACATGGTCTGGCGGCATCTGGCCGAACACGGCTTGCGCGTGAAATACGTCGGCGAAGTACTCGGTTATGGGGCGTGTCTGCGCGCGACTGTCGGCTCGCCGGAGACGAATCGGGCGTTGATCGCGCGGGTTCAGGAGGCCCTCGGATGAACTATCGCGAACGACGGACTCGAGCGGGGATCGTGTATGTTCGGGAGGATTGGGCTGTCGAGGCGCCATCGGTGGACGTCGTCCTATTCGATTGCGATGGGGTGTTGATCGACATCCGACCGTCGTACGATCTCGCGATTCGAGAAACGGTCTCGTACATCTTGAGCAAGCTCGCGCAGCGCCCGATCACACGTCCGGTCTCGCGACGGCTCATTTATCAGTTTCGACGGAGCGGAGGATTCAACAACGACTGGGACACGGTGTGCGCCATCTTATGGGGGATCGCCGTTCAATTGCCCGAGCGATGGGTGGAAGATTTCCTTCAAGTGGATGGGGAGTTGGCCAATCGAGAGCTTCGCGACGCAGCCGAGCGATTCATGGCATACGTCGGACGCCTGCGTCGTCCGAAGACGGTGGAGGAAGTGATCGAGCTGCGCCATCCGTTTCCGTCAGCGGCGATGCGGCGTCGACTTCTCGAGCTGGCCGAACGCGCCGACAGCTCCGGTCTTTCCTCGATCGAGCGAACGATCCTCGAGGAATGGGGAATAGCGGGTCGCCGTCGAGAAGCGTTTCAAGCGCTTCAGAGGTTCCTTCGCTATCCGGGAGAGCCCGAGCAGAGCCTCGTCATCCGCGTGTTCAACGAGCTGTTTTATGGCGCTGCCTACTGCCGCGAGCAATTCGGATGGGAACCGCGATTTCATTTGGGACCTGGGCTCATGGAACGAGAGCGCCCGATCCTCACCGATGAAGTGCTCGGATGGTTATTGCGAACGTTCGGACGGATGCGCTTAGGGATCGTCTCCGGACGATCGCGCGAATCAGCGCGTCGGACGTTGGGAGAGCGACTCGATGCGTTCAACCCGGAGGCCCTCGTCTTTTTAGAAGACGAATGGGGGAACGCCCCGACAGGAATGACGATCGGGAAGCCGGAGCCGTATGGTCTGTGGCGGGCTGCTCGCGCGATGGGAGATTTTCGACAGGCGTTGTACGTCGGGGATTCGACTGAGGATGCTCTCATGGTCGAGCGCGCGTGCGATGCGCGCTTCGCATTCGTCGGGGTTTACAATACGGGATACGGGGCACGAGAGA
Coding sequences within it:
- the hisG gene encoding ATP phosphoribosyltransferase, which encodes MALVKFAIPKGSLEKATFDLLERAWYKIYGRERTYRPKISDPQIELKILRPQEIPIFVAEGLHDVGITGKDWIQEGRADVETLLDLEYGRVKLVVAVPKDVDVASLTDLFRKFWRQGRKVRISAEYLNITADYVKANPLYRRKFGRKEPLIVTPWWRRGTNDRVSIYLSFGATEAKPPEDTDVIVDVIETGTTLERNNLKPIETILESTAVLIANRRALRDRQKREKIYDIMTLLKGVIDSEKKLHIFVNVRQENLEELLRALPALKRPTVSPLSAPGWYSVNTIVEKQQFLTLLPALRRLAQGLVVHEPQQILPLEEIARNEAHE
- the hisD gene encoding histidinol dehydrogenase → MSKKWLIPIRALTQRTFERRLREIRERRGLSKAVWEQVHRILEDVRRRGDEALLEYVARFDGVVLSRDRLRVEPEAVRAAYGEVSREAIAALRLVRRRLERAERRWLEALKRVRVVADGVVIESAHCPIRSVGCYVPGGKAAYPSSVLMNVVPARLAGVERIVICSPPRQETGEIHPLVLVAADLCGITEIYRVGGATAIAALAYGTATIPSVEKIVGPGGPYVVAAKLLAAERVGIDLPAGPSELVIVADETASPQAIAADLVAQAEHGEDSLCGLLATSRHLAQETARALRARLTTAERRAIIQQALARRGFLLYAEGDLDLLVRFANALAPEHVQVMTRRPRSVARGISRAGLVLIGSHSPASASDYVLGTNHVLPTGGTAAAYSGLSVLDFLKRVTYAECARRSLAQFVEPVRILALAEGLPNHYRALEERVRGLDHRMKR
- the hisC gene encoding histidinol-phosphate transaminase, with product MRAWWEQRLDELDALEGYPIPEGDELSEGKLDANENVLLPKALLVTLAQRAVETLDPRFYAIGDARALVRDLSRYLGIEPEHIVLGSGGDQLIDLVAQAFLEPGATAVTIAPTYSFYRIRCAFAGARVIEVPLREDFSLDLEALARAAHGARVLFLCSPNNPTGNQFPLAEIEHLAREFSGLLIVDEAYVEFASETALPLLARSTNVVLLRTFSKAFGLAGMRLGYLLAPPRLSRLFAEKVQYPYPVNAFAVRLARLLLEAYEEVRATIETVKREREWLRRALQTLGVRAFPSQTNFVLFEVGDRANMVWRHLAEHGLRVKYVGEVLGYGACLRATVGSPETNRALIARVQEALG